The nucleotide window AATGGCTCCCGGGGCATCAGTAGACAAATCCGTCTGTTTGTCTGGGCTCATCGGCCTGTCTTCTCGCTTGATAGCCTCGACTCGCGGGTGTGGACTGGCTGTTCCCGACGAGACACCCCAAGACGAGCCATAGCCAAGAGTAAGATATTTCACAAATGTCTCTGTCCTGAAGCCTATCCAGTCGTTTCCTCGATCGCTCCCTACTGGTGAGCTCTCGCCACTGGTATGTGAGCTCGACTTTTGTGGAGCCTGCGGAGACTCCGCTGTTCCAACCACCAGTGGAGGTGGTATACCTGGAGAAAAAGGGCGATCGGGTGTCGTAGCTTGAGGTTCCGCCACCGTTTGCTTGGTGGGATCGCTTCCAGCTAATTTGCTGCGGTGCTTTCTTCGCCGCTTCCGACGACGTGGTGAGCTTGGGTCTTCGCCTACTCCGTATGCGTCGGCGCCATATCTATAGATTGATTCCATCCATTGTGAGATTCGCAAGAGGGATGGCCTAGAGACTGCTCCGACTCCTGAGAATATAACTCCATCTGCCGGCCTAGGGCAGGCTCCCGAGCCAAGCCATCGATCCTCGCCGTCACCTGTGTTTAGCGAATCTCCCGGTCTGGTGTTTGCTGCCAGTTCCTTGTCAGAGGAGCCAGGATCACCAAATCGTGAGACAACCAAGTCCATGAGACCATCTGTGCGGGCGACAAAGTCCTCTAAaacttccctctccccgcTTCCCCactcttcttcgccaacgccGATTCCGAGTTCACCACCCGCGGAGAGCTTGATGCCATTGTATATGTCAACAGCGGGGTTTCCGCTTAAGAGAACCTCCCAGTTCCATGCGAACCTCCACCAGAAAGCATCGATAAGAGCACAAAATGTGGGCCTGCCAACACGGCTGTATAAGGCGTCAAGTGTCGAgtcgtggtggaggagaaagacAGAGTGAGCTCGACGCAGTTGTTGTATTagcagagcaggaggagaCATCTCCCTTGAGGAATAGCTGAATGAAGGAGACGAGGCATCGCGCTGAGAGGAAGTTGTGCTAGGTTGATCAAGTGGGAGGCGAGTTAGGTCGACAGACTGTAACAAGCTCAGCAGCTATTGATGTGATGCTCTGGCGCAAGTCTACCTACAGCTAGAATCCACCAGTCCTTCTCAAGTTCATGTAGGATAATCTGCGACTTTTCGGTTTCGACGTAATCGACTGCTTTTCCTTGCGAAAAGTCCCTAGGATCATTAGTACAGCGCCAGTTGTGGTGGCACGATGTAGAGCGAATCCCACCTGGCAAAGCCTACCATGCCCTGAGCCAGTCCTATCTGTCGCAAGATCTCATTCCAGTAATCGTTCGAGTGTTGGTCGCCATCGTCAGCCGCGGAGCCTTCACGTCGGCGCGATCGACCCGATCGAGATGTATAGAAGACGACTTGGTCGCGGATTGTCTCATCGGTCGGACCGAGGCGGGGGTTGTATATAGCGAGGAACGACAGTTGCGCAGGAATCACTGACGCTAAATCACTCTCCGGCATTGCACCATCGAACCGTGAGCTCCAGCTCACAGTGAGGAAGTGCAGTTGGGTGAGAAACACTCATCGTCACCAGACGGACTGGAGTAGTGGGCGGCGGTGACATCacgtggtggagatgggaagTCGGCGAACTTGCCGGAGCTGCTGCGGATGCGACTGTTTGATTGTTCCGTCACCCGCACATCGCTGCCGTCAATTGCTGGCCATGTTTCTCTTGCGGGGACCTGGAGCTCTCTGTACCTACAGACGAGCCGGTCTTTTCCCATCCTTGTCACATAGATGCCTTGCGACGAAGGCCTACGACCCACTCCGGATTCTCTTTTGCGGATCTGACGATTTCAGCATAGCTTCGTTGAAAGCTCTCCATGAAGAACATGTCAAAAGACCGGATCGGATTGCCTCAATTGATGTCGTTTGCAGGCCAGGGAAGAAGGTTGGAAGAGGGCTGAAGCAGATCCGCGAGGGTACTTATCTAGGCAAGCTTGACAAGTTGTTCGCGCAGCTAATTGTTTTTTTCATCTTGCAGTTCCCATCAAAGCGGCCGCAACGGAGTTGTCGCTTCCGATCCACGAGATAGATACTTTTCGAGGCTGGACGGTAACTCGCAGCTGTTGATACCTGCTATGGCTACGTGCTGACACTGTTAGCCGCCTACGCTACCCGGTGGCCCTATAAACCTGATCATTGCCGTCTCATTTGGGCTGTTCGTACCTCCGCGGCTTCTCAACGGCGCGAAGTATGGAGGTCTAAATGTCCATCCATCGTTGCTTCCCGAGTATGCAGTCGCAGATTACCCACGAACGGACCCCGCTAACACAATACTTGAAGCTTCCGGGGCCCTGCACCACTACATCATACCTTGTTAGCCGGTAAAACTAAGACCGGTGTCACCCTTCAGACGCTTGATCTCAAGCACTTCGATCATGGCACTATCCTGGCGCAGACCCCAGCCCCTGGCTTCGACATTCCCAATCCCGATGCATGCACGGTAccagatttattaaatctagtCTGTCCGAAGGGCGCGGATATTCTCGTCAAGGGTATACGGGAAGGTCTTTTTGTTCCCCCGGTGGAAGATGCGGGCTGGCGAGCCTCTGAAGGAGACGGCCCATTGGTCCATGCGGCCAAGATCAAGCCGGAGGACAGGCATATAGATTGGCAAAACTGGTCCTCCCTGGACATCAGCAGAAGGAATCGCGTTTTGGGTCCACTCTGGAGCAAGGCATTGGTTGCCAACAACACTTCCAGTGAAAAACCTTCCTTCCAACACCGGCGAGTTATCTTCACCAATTTGGAAGAAGTAACACCACTCAAAGGCTGCAACAAGTTCTCCGTTGTCCCAGGCTTGCCATTCGTGGATGGCACGCATCCCATCGATTCTACAAAGGGAAAGGGCATTTACGTGTTCACGCGAGATGGGAAGCTCATCAAAGTACACcagatgaaggtggagggCGAGCCGAATGCCGACGCTCTTCGCGCTGCTCTGAAGGCTCGGATGGTTGGCGACCGGACATTTTACTCCGGTGAAGTGGGCTATACGCCGTTTTACAACCCTCTTGTGTAGGGGACTGGTGATAAAAGTAAACTGATATGTGTTCTATCTTGCTAACGTCATGATACCAGCTCTAGCACTTAATATTTACCCGTTCCAGTGCCCAATGCCACATCACAAAGTCTACTTCGCAAGGCTCCACATTATCTCTAtttgaaggagaagccggaATCTGAAAAGTTAGTTTTGTTGTAGACAACAAAAGCAAGAGCACTCACCGATCTGTATCTCTTGCCCAGTCATAGATGAGTTCTGCGCAAGCATGACATATGCTTGAGCAGCGTCTTCAAGCTCAGGCTGTTCACGACCTCGTTAATAGGCGGAAACCGTGCATGGATTGGTCAAGAGCCTTACCACTTTCTTAAGGGCTGTCTTTGCCGTCCACCCCTCAACTGCTTGGGCAGGGAAGCGCTGGCCCTATGGTTCGTCCACATTAGCTCTGCCGCGACCAAGCTTCACTACAACTGCGATGGCGCTACTTACCCATTCAGTCAAAAGAAGGCCAGGAAGAACCGCATTCACGCGGACCTTGCTACCTTGAGTGTGTGCAAGGCATTTCACCATGTGCAGTCCTGTTGCTGATGTTAACGGGGATGCAAAGCGTTTATTGCGGGTTGCTTACCTCCTGCTTTAGTGATCGCATATGGCAAGCTGCTTCCAGTTGGCGTAACGGCCTATCTTGCAGGTCAACACTTGCGCATCTTACCATGCGACCTTCGTAGAGGACCTACCGCAATGGATGAGGTCAGCAGGAACACGCCACCCTCGGGGTTTGCGTTGAATGTGGGCAGTGCTGCTTTGAAAAGATAGAAATGGCCTTTTACGTTCATTGACCAGCACTGAGGAATCCGTTAGCCTTGCAAATCACGGCGACCCTCTACAGGATCCACCCCAATTGTGACACCTACTTTATCCCATTCCTCGTCATTCATAGCGTCCAAGTCATTGAACTTGGTCATTTTGGTCCAACCCTGGCCATGCGTTCAGTCAATTTTCCCCTATTGCTGTCACGGACCGGGATAGTAGCGACTCACTGCGTTCGAAACAATGATATCCAGGCCCCCCAACTGATCAATGGTGGTTTTGACAGCGTTAACGCAGTCATTCTGAACACCGGCATCCTAAATGATACAGCCACGATATCAGTCCAGCACTCCGTCAATGACACTCGTCACAACGTACACCTTGTATAGTAATAGCCTTGACCTTGTAACTCTCTTGAAGTTCCGCGGCCAATTTCTCAGCAGCGTCTTTGCTCGAAGCGTAATTGATGGCGACATTGCAACCCTCGGCGGCGTATTTCTGGGCCACAAGAGCACCCAGCCCTCTAAATGTCACATATCGTTATTAAATGCCCCCCAAAAGGTAAACACAGCGGAGCGAGGGAACATACCGTGAGCCGCCCGTGATAAGGGCAACGCGGTTTCGCAGAGAATACATGATTATATGGCTAGATAGTTGACGGAACCGATCGAAGCAGACCTAGCAGAGCTGAGCCGAACTGAGGACACcgaagtagtagataagtACTTGACGAAGCGGGGTCAATCGGAGCTTATGTCGGCGGCGCTCATCTACTTAACTAATGCCTGCTGCGGAACCCTCCGTCCGACTAGTACGTGACTTACGGTCTTTTTGTCTACTTGcagggttggagggggtgatGCACCTGCACTAGCTGCGCTTTTTCTACTATGAGGCCCAAGATTGCTACTGGGGTTTCAGTCTTATTCAGTATAGTGAGTCTTATTATGGTATTATCATTGTCCAAGAACAATCGGTTTTCAGGTCAACCCTGCCAGGGTCAATGCAGAAGACTGAAAAGAGGGGAGTCCAACCTTACTGCCTCCAATGTATACCTCGGTTCGGCCCCTCGATGTGGTCCCGCCGCCGACTGATCGCCCGTAGGGCCCGACAGCTTGTTTTTGCTAGGTAACATGGTGAATGACCCGACGGTCTATTTTGAATGTTCAAGGGGTATCATGTATGATATGTCTATAGATACAACAGGCTAAGATCAAATCGCAAGACACCGGAAAGCAATCGAAGTTTTGAAGACTTGTAGAACCGGAGATACAACACCGGACACTCAATCCATAAGTGTACCCACGTATTCTGTCTCCTTCATTCCTGGCCACGCCTTCTTCCCTGCTAATGCGGGCCACTGGACCAGAAATCGATCGGTCAGAGGCAACAGGAGCTTTCCCGACAGGCTCAATGTAGTCACGCGAGCCCACGATTCTACGAAGATTGTGCGCAGCTGGTAGGTACCCGGCACTGGCACGGTTGCAGAGTCACTTTCTGacgttcttcttccgggcgcagaaggagaaaagagcCCGCACAAGAACAGCCATAGACGAAGTAGCCGGGCAGCAACGATGACGCAGACCGCGGTGGCAGGGCCATTGGTGAGAATGAGGTCCGGGTATGGAGGGGATAGATGCGATGCTGGGCGAGAATGCCGGCTCTGGTCCGGATGAAGACCACGCAAGACCGAGAGACAGGACCAGAAGGAGTTCAGTGTGGAGAAAGGCGCAGTCAGGTAGGATTGGTGTACGCGACGGGCGCGGGGTACCGTGACGATAGTGTAGGAGGGTTCTGGTGATGCGGTTTTGGCATTGGAATTGACATGATGGTTTATATGGGTTGTTTCGAACTCAACAGCTTTCGTCGCGCTGAAATTGTCCCCAGAGCTTACGATGTAGGTTCGATGGGTGTATTTGGACGGATCTAGGTTCATGCGCCGGAGCATAGAGAACATCTCGGCTGTGTGGCCGCCGCTACCGAGGACGACTAGAAGATGAACCGGGGAGTTTCGTGGGCGCCATTTGGGGACTTGGCTGTTTTGTGATTTGGCGAGAGCGTAGATGAGGACCTGAAAGTTATCGAGTGGGCGGATTAGCTTTGGTTGTATAGGGGAGATGATGTGCAGGGAATTGCTTACAATGAGCGTAAATATGCAGGCTATGGCAGTATTGCCGATAGCCAGAAAGAGGCTAGTCCAGGATAGCCATGACTCCATGGGATTGAGAGGTTGCTGTATGTATTGTTTGAGATGAACCGAAGATGTGTTATTGAGGATGTGGCAGGTTCCAGGGTTGTCGCAGTTGTCGCATGCGGCCGGCGGAACGAATGAACTCTATGTATATAGTGACAGCGCATTAAAAGGCGgaggacttcttcttcaaaccTTGTCAAACCAACCCCATAGCTAGTTACGACAATAGCTGGAGAGCAACAAGTGAATGAGGAGTAATTGTTGCGGGGGGGCGTTCGATGCTTGGGGATCTATCTGGAAGCTGGATAACTATCCAGGCACGTGGTCCGTGCTAGTCTCGGCGATTattttggtgttgttgtcttAACTCCTTCCTCTGATTTCCCCCCATCGTCCA belongs to Aspergillus luchuensis IFO 4308 DNA, chromosome 3, nearly complete sequence and includes:
- a CDS encoding uncharacterized protein (COG:S;~EggNog:ENOG410PKQJ;~InterPro:IPR013176,IPR043987;~PFAM:PF19031;~go_component: GO:0035658 - Mon1-Ccz1 complex [Evidence IEA];~go_process: GO:0016192 - vesicle-mediated transport [Evidence IEA]), translated to MPESDLASVIPAQLSFLAIYNPRLGPTDETIRDQVVFYTSRSGRSRRREGSAADDGDQHSNDYWNEILRQIGLAQGMVGFARDFSQGKAVDYVETEKSQIILHELEKDWWILASVDLTRLPLDQPSTTSSQRDASSPSFSYSSREMSPPALLIQQLRRAHSVFLLHHDSTLDALYSRVGRPTFCALIDAFWWRFAWNWEVLLSGNPAVDIYNGIKLSAGGELGIGVGEEEWGSGEREVLEDFVARTDGLMDLVVSRFGDPGSSDKELAANTRPGDSLNTGDGEDRWLGSGACPRPADGVIFSGVGAVSRPSLLRISQWMESIYRYGADAYGVGEDPSSPRRRKRRRKHRSKLAGSDPTKQTVAEPQATTPDRPFSPGIPPPLVVGTAESPQAPQKSSSHTSGESSPVGSDRGNDWIGFRTETFVKYLTLGYGSSWGVSSGTASPHPRVEAIKREDRPMSPDKQTDLSTDAPGAINGDDPQPSDGKKIQSCGKFLIGLLSNTDNQSAPMQEGSDPTESQTGPSQNNINYRRLHIQLSESTEPALTGLTELQAVVYIHQPFIYTFLFDPATPTLSDPTLYQTISHQLSPLHKSLSNSTSPATAELRISMSDNALDINKRFSGKSQPVYNLVYDQTNLTIRSSIPNIPDLGSTVNEPRDPATHPWSRVESLNIHHRLLSTHLETRSRPLEVERTCKTSRGWWIVWIRMSEPPRQEQGSTASNASVQTNTEPDSNNAPLQEAFIVRRSSDSVSPSGHARNSSSTRFFRDLGGASSPGLQASRTDTGPGKLVEGLGLDARRYIENLLSLNR
- the FMT1 gene encoding methionyl-tRNA formyltransferase (BUSCO:EOG092631ML;~COG:J;~EggNog:ENOG410PM37;~InterPro:IPR002376,IPR041711,IPR036477;~PFAM:PF00551;~go_function: GO:0016742 - hydroxymethyl-, formyl-and related transferase activity [Evidence IEA];~go_process: GO:0009058 - biosynthetic process [Evidence IEA]), with protein sequence MFLLRGPGALCTYRRAGLFPSLSHRCLATKAYDPLRILFCGSDDFSIASLKALHEEHVKRPDRIASIDVVCRPGKKVGRGLKQIREVPIKAAATELSLPIHEIDTFRGWTPPTLPGGPINLIIAVSFGLFVPPRLLNGAKYGGLNVHPSLLPDFRGPAPLHHTLLAGKTKTGVTLQTLDLKHFDHGTILAQTPAPGFDIPNPDACTVPDLLNLVCPKGADILVKGIREGLFVPPVEDAGWRASEGDGPLVHAAKIKPEDRHIDWQNWSSLDISRRNRVLGPLWSKALVANNTSSEKPSFQHRRVIFTNLEEVTPLKGCNKFSVVPGLPFVDGTHPIDSTKGKGIYVFTRDGKLIKVHQMKVEGEPNADALRAALKARMVGDRTFYSGEVGYTPFYNPLV
- a CDS encoding SDR family NAD(P)-dependent oxidoreductase (COG:Q;~EggNog:ENOG410PJ9X;~InterPro:IPR002347,IPR036291,IPR020904;~PFAM:PF00106,PF13561,PF08659;~go_function: GO:0016491 - oxidoreductase activity [Evidence IEA];~go_process: GO:0055114 - oxidation-reduction process [Evidence IEA]); translated protein: MYSLRNRVALITGGSRGLGALVAQKYAAEGCNVAINYASSKDAAEKLAAELQESYKVKAITIQGDAGVQNDCVNAVKTTIDQLGGLDIIVSNAGWTKMTKFNDLDAMNDEEWDKCWSMNVKGHFYLFKAALPTFNANPEGGVFLLTSSIAAVTPTGSSLPYAITKAGGLHMVKCLAHTQGSKVRVNAVLPGLLLTEWVSSAIAVVVKLGRGRANVDEP
- the ALG14 gene encoding glycosyltransferase family protein (BUSCO:EOG092643QM;~COG:G;~EggNog:ENOG410PR2I;~InterPro:IPR013969;~PFAM:PF08660;~TransMembrane:3 (o6-30i50-69o186-208i);~go_process: GO:0006488 - dolichol-linked oligosaccharide biosynthetic process [Evidence IEA]) translates to MESWLSWTSLFLAIGNTAIACIFTLIVLIYALAKSQNSQVPKWRPRNSPVHLLVVLGSGGHTAEMFSMLRRMNLDPSKYTHRTYIVSSGDNFSATKAVEFETTHINHHVNSNAKTASPEPSYTIVTVPRARRVHQSYLTAPFSTLNSFWSCLSVLRGLHPDQSRHSRPASHLSPPYPDLILTNGPATAVCVIVAARLLRLWLFLCGLFSPSAPGRRTSESDSATVPVPGTYQLRTIFVESWARVTTLSLSGKLLLPLTDRFLVQWPALAGKKAWPGMKETEYVGTLMD